In one window of Nakamurella sp. PAMC28650 DNA:
- a CDS encoding N-acetylglutaminylglutamine amidotransferase: MCGLSGEIRFDGRPADVDAVVRMSCVLEPRGPNGQGVWQYGRVALAHRRLSIIDLSDAGAQPMVDSALGLGVVFNGCIYNYRQLREELAGDGYRFFSTSDTEVVLKAYHRWGTDCVDHFLGMFAFVLVERDSGRTVLARDRLGIKPLYLSQDGARLRFASTLPALLAGGDLDTTIDPVALQHYMSFHAVVPPPLTILAGVRKLPPATVRVIESDGVGHDITYWNPLHARVARYAGLSGGEWEDLVLTTLRTAVQRRMVADVPVGVLLSGGIDSSVIVALLAQEGQQDLQTFSIGFEAVGDAEGDEFEFSDLVAKEFGTDHHRLMIPSSQVLDGLDGAVGTMSEPMVSHDCVAFYSLSQQVSQHVKVVQSGQGADEILAGYEWYPPLAGVADDSVEDALAVYSANFFDRTHAELAGILQPEWMSATDHSRALAREHFGRPGADTALDRALRLDSLVMLVDDPVKRVDNMTMAWGLEARTPFLDHEFVELAAAVPPALKLAGGGKGVLKEASRKVLPSAVIDRKKGHFPVPAIINLQGRYLDRVREALHAPEARSRGLFRTDYVERLLADPNRYRTNLGSNQLWQIGLLEMWLQRHGIG; this comes from the coding sequence GTGTGCGGTCTGAGCGGCGAGATCCGGTTCGACGGCCGCCCTGCCGACGTCGACGCCGTGGTCCGGATGTCGTGCGTGCTGGAGCCACGGGGCCCCAACGGTCAGGGAGTGTGGCAGTACGGCCGGGTCGCGCTGGCGCATCGCCGGCTCTCCATCATCGATCTGTCCGATGCCGGCGCGCAGCCGATGGTCGACTCCGCACTCGGCCTGGGCGTGGTGTTCAACGGCTGCATCTACAACTACCGGCAACTGCGCGAAGAGCTCGCCGGAGACGGCTACCGGTTCTTCTCCACCTCGGACACCGAGGTGGTCCTCAAGGCCTACCACCGGTGGGGCACCGACTGCGTCGACCACTTCCTCGGCATGTTCGCCTTCGTGCTGGTGGAACGTGATTCCGGCCGGACCGTGCTGGCCCGCGATCGGCTCGGTATCAAGCCCCTCTACCTGTCCCAGGACGGTGCACGCCTCCGCTTCGCCTCGACCCTGCCGGCGCTGTTGGCCGGCGGGGATCTCGATACCACGATCGATCCCGTTGCGCTGCAGCACTACATGAGCTTCCATGCCGTCGTACCACCGCCCCTGACGATTCTGGCCGGGGTCCGAAAACTTCCACCCGCCACCGTGCGGGTGATCGAGTCCGACGGTGTCGGTCATGACATCACCTACTGGAACCCGTTGCACGCCAGGGTTGCTCGATATGCAGGCCTGTCCGGCGGCGAGTGGGAGGATCTGGTCCTGACGACGCTGCGCACCGCCGTGCAACGCCGCATGGTCGCGGACGTCCCGGTCGGTGTCCTGCTCTCCGGCGGGATCGACTCCAGCGTGATCGTTGCCCTGCTGGCACAGGAGGGCCAGCAGGACCTGCAGACGTTCAGCATCGGCTTCGAGGCCGTCGGCGATGCGGAGGGTGACGAGTTCGAGTTCTCCGACCTCGTGGCGAAGGAGTTCGGCACCGATCACCACCGACTGATGATTCCGTCGTCGCAGGTGCTCGACGGTCTGGACGGGGCCGTCGGCACGATGAGCGAGCCGATGGTCAGCCACGACTGCGTTGCCTTCTACTCACTGTCCCAACAGGTCTCCCAGCACGTGAAGGTGGTGCAGTCCGGCCAGGGCGCAGACGAGATCCTGGCCGGATACGAGTGGTATCCGCCGCTGGCCGGGGTGGCCGACGACAGCGTGGAGGATGCGCTGGCCGTCTACTCGGCCAACTTCTTCGACCGTACGCACGCCGAGCTGGCCGGGATCCTGCAGCCGGAGTGGATGAGCGCCACCGACCACAGCCGCGCGCTGGCCCGGGAGCACTTCGGCCGGCCCGGTGCGGATACCGCGCTGGACCGTGCCCTGCGGCTGGATTCGCTCGTCATGCTGGTCGACGACCCGGTCAAGCGGGTCGACAACATGACCATGGCGTGGGGCCTGGAGGCGCGGACCCCGTTCCTGGACCACGAGTTCGTCGAGCTCGCCGCCGCCGTTCCGCCGGCGCTCAAGCTGGCCGGCGGCGGGAAGGGTGTCCTCAAGGAAGCGTCCCGGAAGGTCTTGCCGTCGGCGGTGATCGACCGCAAGAAGGGCCACTTCCCGGTCCCGGCGATCATCAACCTCCAGGGCCGCTATCTGGACCGGGTGCGGGAGGCGTTGCACGCACCGGAGGCCAGGTCGAGGGGCCTGTTCCGGACCGACTACGTGGAAAGGCTGCTGGCCGACCCCAACCGGTACCGGACGAACCTGGGATCGAATCAGCTGTGGCAGATCGGTTTGCTCGAGATGTGGTTGCAGCGGCATGGTATCGGCTAG
- a CDS encoding ATP-dependent DNA ligase, protein MAADSAQVVMDGHRFGLTNLSKVLYPATGTTKADVIGYYAEVAAVMIPLVQGRPVTRKRWPNGVGTTPFFHKNVDRGTPSWIPTREIPHSDRTITYPLIDSPATLAWLGQNAALELHVPQWRFADDGSVGRPDRAVFDLDPGPGVDLAQCAEVARAIRRRLTDLELTAYPVTSGSKGLHLYVPLPGTQTSEEVSQFAKLLAETVEKDLPALVVSRMSKVLRAGKVFIDWSQNNASKTTIAPYSLRGREFPTVAAPRTWAELEDPGLAHLDYREVIERVRSGLDPFGADSAGAQTVSNRLAAYRSKRSAERTPEPVPPADARRGAATGTSTGDTFVIQEHHATALHWDFRLEHDGVLVSWAVPKGIPTSSQHNRLAVQTEDHPLEYADFAGTIGHGEYGGGEVTIWDSGHYRLEKWRDGEVIVILDGVRATGRFALIRTKQGAGAGDAAKGNQWLMHRTKDQPDLEPVAPQEGRKFGSDRKIVHRLPPTDLLPMLASPGTLADVVGDDWRFEGKWDGVRAVVEIGEGHFRLVSRNGNDITAAYPELRALARTLTGHVVVLDGEIVAMDGQGRSDFGLLQRRMKLTKPREIAAVSIEVPVQLLVFDILHLDGISLLRKTYDDRRRILTALAPGGGPVTVPEPLPGPARDALAHTVERRWEGIIAKRAGSTYLPGRRSRTWIKIKNIIDQEIVVVGWRPGNGRRAGGIGGLLMAVPAKDGLEFVGRVGTGFTDAALDDLQAMLEPLASPTSPLSHQLPRADALGVHWVRPELVGEVTYSEWTPDHHLRHPVWRGLRPDRTVDDLT, encoded by the coding sequence ATGGCGGCCGACAGTGCACAGGTGGTGATGGACGGCCACCGATTCGGGCTGACCAACCTGTCCAAGGTGCTGTACCCAGCGACGGGCACCACCAAGGCCGACGTCATCGGCTACTACGCCGAGGTCGCCGCGGTGATGATTCCGTTGGTCCAGGGTCGGCCGGTGACCCGTAAGCGCTGGCCCAACGGGGTCGGGACCACACCGTTCTTCCACAAGAACGTCGACCGGGGGACCCCGTCGTGGATCCCCACCCGGGAGATCCCGCACTCCGACCGCACCATCACCTACCCCCTGATCGACTCGCCGGCCACGCTGGCCTGGCTGGGCCAGAACGCCGCGCTGGAACTGCATGTCCCGCAGTGGCGATTCGCCGACGACGGGTCGGTCGGACGGCCGGATCGGGCCGTGTTCGACCTGGACCCCGGTCCGGGGGTCGATCTGGCCCAGTGCGCCGAGGTCGCCAGGGCCATCCGCCGCCGCCTGACGGACCTGGAGCTGACGGCCTATCCGGTGACGAGCGGTTCCAAGGGGCTGCACCTCTACGTCCCGCTACCGGGAACCCAGACTTCGGAGGAGGTCTCGCAGTTCGCCAAGCTACTGGCCGAGACCGTCGAGAAGGACCTCCCGGCCCTGGTCGTGTCCAGGATGTCCAAGGTGCTGCGCGCCGGGAAGGTGTTCATCGACTGGTCGCAGAACAACGCCTCGAAGACCACCATCGCGCCGTACTCGTTGCGCGGTCGGGAGTTCCCGACGGTTGCGGCCCCGCGGACCTGGGCCGAGCTGGAGGACCCGGGCCTCGCCCACCTGGACTACCGGGAGGTCATCGAACGGGTCAGGAGCGGGCTCGACCCGTTCGGCGCGGACTCCGCAGGCGCGCAGACGGTGTCCAACAGGCTGGCCGCCTACCGCTCGAAGCGGTCGGCCGAACGGACTCCCGAACCGGTCCCCCCGGCCGATGCAAGGCGCGGCGCAGCGACCGGCACCTCCACCGGTGACACCTTCGTCATCCAGGAGCACCATGCCACCGCACTGCACTGGGACTTCCGTCTGGAGCACGACGGCGTGCTGGTCTCGTGGGCGGTCCCGAAGGGTATTCCGACCTCCTCGCAGCACAACCGGCTGGCGGTGCAGACCGAGGACCACCCCCTGGAGTACGCCGATTTCGCCGGCACCATCGGGCACGGGGAGTACGGCGGGGGAGAGGTCACCATCTGGGACTCCGGTCACTACCGCCTGGAGAAGTGGCGGGACGGCGAAGTGATCGTCATCCTCGACGGCGTGCGGGCCACCGGGCGGTTCGCGCTGATCAGGACCAAACAGGGCGCCGGCGCCGGTGATGCGGCCAAGGGCAACCAGTGGCTGATGCACCGCACCAAGGACCAGCCGGACCTGGAACCGGTGGCGCCGCAGGAGGGCCGCAAATTCGGCTCGGACCGCAAGATCGTGCACCGCCTGCCGCCGACCGACCTGCTGCCCATGTTGGCGAGCCCCGGCACGCTCGCCGACGTCGTCGGTGACGACTGGCGATTCGAGGGGAAGTGGGACGGGGTCAGGGCCGTCGTCGAGATCGGTGAGGGACACTTCCGGCTGGTCAGCCGCAACGGCAACGACATCACCGCCGCCTATCCCGAACTGCGGGCGCTCGCCAGGACGTTGACCGGTCACGTGGTCGTGCTGGACGGCGAGATCGTGGCGATGGATGGGCAGGGCCGGTCGGACTTCGGCCTTCTGCAGCGCCGGATGAAGTTGACGAAACCGCGTGAGATCGCCGCGGTGTCCATCGAAGTGCCGGTGCAGCTCCTGGTCTTCGACATCCTGCACCTGGACGGGATCTCCCTACTGCGCAAGACCTACGACGACCGCCGCCGGATACTGACCGCGCTGGCGCCGGGCGGTGGTCCGGTGACGGTGCCGGAACCGCTGCCCGGCCCGGCCCGGGATGCGTTGGCGCACACCGTCGAGCGCAGGTGGGAGGGGATCATCGCCAAGAGGGCCGGGTCGACCTATCTGCCGGGTAGGCGGTCCCGCACCTGGATCAAGATCAAGAACATCATCGACCAGGAGATCGTCGTGGTGGGTTGGCGTCCGGGCAACGGGCGTCGGGCCGGCGGTATCGGAGGTCTGCTGATGGCGGTGCCCGCGAAGGACGGCCTCGAGTTCGTCGGGCGGGTCGGCACTGGTTTCACCGACGCGGCGCTGGACGATCTGCAGGCGATGCTGGAGCCGTTGGCCAGTCCGACCTCGCCTCTGTCACACCAGCTGCCGAGGGCCGACGCGCTCGGGGTGCACTGGGTGCGACCGGAGCTGGTCGGCGAGGTGACGTACTCGGAATGGACCCCCGACCACCACCTGCGCCACCCGGTCTGGCGCGGGCTCCGGCCGGATCGGACGGTGGACGACCTCACGTAG
- a CDS encoding cytochrome P450: MTVEFDPAAVGFDPQDPAFIADPYPVYHRMRELGPVLYYPARDLFLLNGFNDVNAALRDRRLGRAHRHRYTDQQFGRSGDDPRWAHFNASERWSLLNLEPPDHTRLRRLITKVFTARSIAALRPTIEVLATEHLAAAKADPFDLIAGYAQPFSVAVICTLLGVPLVDGPRMLDWSHAIVKMYEFAISDLERAAADRAAAEFIDYVHALIEARRTRPQNDLISELVQVADQGEKLTVDEIVCTVIVLLNAGHEATVNTLGNGMRALLAHPDQWSRVVDGEVAPAVVVEEMLRWDSPLQLFERWVLEDGVQIGGRSFAVGERIGMMFGSANRDPDRFVDPDVFDAARGESTHIGFGGGLHFCIGAPLARLELEVSVSLLKNIPGLRVARPPGYQPYFVIRGLDGLLLESVTGPPR; the protein is encoded by the coding sequence GTGACCGTTGAATTCGATCCCGCTGCCGTTGGTTTCGACCCGCAGGATCCCGCCTTCATCGCCGACCCCTATCCGGTCTACCACCGGATGCGGGAGCTCGGCCCGGTGCTCTACTATCCGGCCCGGGACCTGTTCCTGCTCAACGGTTTCAACGACGTCAACGCGGCGTTGCGCGACCGGCGGTTGGGCCGGGCCCACCGGCACCGCTACACCGACCAGCAATTCGGCCGGAGCGGCGACGACCCACGCTGGGCCCACTTCAATGCCTCCGAACGGTGGTCGCTGCTGAACCTCGAACCACCCGACCACACCCGACTCCGCCGATTGATCACCAAGGTCTTCACCGCGCGTTCCATCGCCGCGCTGCGGCCGACGATCGAGGTGTTGGCCACCGAGCACCTGGCGGCGGCGAAGGCCGACCCGTTCGACCTGATCGCGGGCTACGCCCAGCCTTTCTCGGTCGCCGTCATCTGCACGCTGCTCGGCGTTCCGCTGGTCGACGGGCCGAGGATGCTGGACTGGTCGCACGCCATCGTGAAGATGTACGAGTTCGCCATCAGCGACCTCGAGCGGGCGGCGGCCGACCGCGCGGCGGCGGAGTTCATCGACTACGTGCACGCCCTGATCGAGGCCCGACGCACCCGACCCCAGAACGACCTGATCTCCGAACTCGTCCAGGTGGCGGACCAGGGCGAGAAGCTCACCGTCGACGAGATCGTCTGCACTGTCATCGTTCTGCTCAATGCGGGGCACGAGGCCACCGTCAACACGCTCGGAAACGGGATGCGCGCGTTGCTCGCTCATCCCGATCAGTGGTCCAGGGTGGTCGACGGCGAGGTGGCGCCGGCCGTCGTGGTCGAGGAGATGCTGCGCTGGGATTCTCCGCTGCAGCTGTTCGAGCGTTGGGTGCTGGAGGACGGCGTGCAGATCGGTGGCCGCTCGTTCGCGGTCGGGGAGCGGATCGGCATGATGTTCGGTTCGGCCAACCGTGACCCTGACCGCTTCGTCGATCCCGACGTGTTCGACGCCGCCCGGGGGGAGTCCACGCACATCGGTTTCGGCGGCGGTCTGCACTTCTGCATCGGGGCCCCACTGGCCCGGCTCGAACTCGAGGTGTCGGTGTCCCTGCTGAAGAACATCCCTGGCCTGCGGGTCGCCCGGCCGCCCGGCTACCAGCCGTATTTCGTCATCCGCGGCCTCGACGGCCTACTGCTCGAGTCGGTGACCGGACCGCCCCGATGA
- a CDS encoding glycosyltransferase 87 family protein: MTGDVSAVAVGRQVRSPGSVRRSRWIIGACILPVFVFKVVLAARTFGTNDVVAWGDFLGGERSHGPVGIYGLTQFPNRSFYNHPPLIGYYLALLNWVQDLGLPYRFTLRTVSSLADVGTTFLTFELLRRIRPVRHATAAAVVVGWSPILVMVSGFHGNTDPMFIMFALLSVYLLLHRRWPALAGAAIAVAVGIKIVPMVLIPALAVYAWKRNPKALLRAGAGFVVVFGLSWGPALAGQATAVRLDVIGYGGVGHSPWGLVEIAHWFGDPWWIAALEGPGRSVVVIICAVLPAVAVWRRPDCLLLAVAWSLIGFLVLAPTWGVQYMVWPVVACAVVGLGWAVAFNVFGGLALFLIYDRWSGGLPWYQAWADAQFRNPEIVLMMIAWLVLVAAWVQATRTIIGAVRSPTRAVGRRGRG; encoded by the coding sequence ATGACGGGCGATGTGAGTGCGGTGGCAGTAGGTCGGCAGGTGCGTTCGCCGGGGTCGGTCCGCCGGTCGCGGTGGATCATCGGCGCGTGCATCCTGCCGGTGTTCGTGTTCAAGGTCGTGCTGGCGGCCCGGACCTTCGGGACGAACGATGTGGTCGCCTGGGGTGACTTTCTCGGAGGCGAGCGGTCACACGGTCCGGTCGGCATCTACGGGCTGACCCAGTTTCCGAACAGGTCCTTCTACAACCACCCCCCGCTCATCGGGTACTACCTGGCCCTTCTGAACTGGGTGCAGGATCTGGGTCTGCCGTATCGGTTCACACTGCGCACCGTCTCCAGCCTGGCCGACGTGGGCACGACGTTCCTCACGTTCGAACTGCTCCGCAGGATCCGTCCCGTCCGGCACGCCACTGCGGCAGCCGTCGTGGTCGGGTGGAGCCCGATCCTGGTGATGGTGTCCGGGTTTCACGGCAACACCGATCCGATGTTCATCATGTTCGCGCTGCTGAGCGTGTACCTGCTGCTCCACCGCCGCTGGCCGGCACTTGCCGGAGCGGCGATCGCCGTGGCCGTCGGGATCAAGATCGTTCCGATGGTGCTGATCCCGGCGCTGGCGGTGTACGCGTGGAAGCGGAATCCGAAGGCGCTGTTGCGGGCCGGGGCGGGGTTCGTCGTCGTCTTCGGTCTGTCGTGGGGGCCGGCACTGGCCGGCCAGGCCACCGCGGTGCGCCTCGACGTGATCGGCTACGGCGGGGTCGGACACTCCCCGTGGGGTTTGGTCGAGATCGCGCACTGGTTCGGCGATCCGTGGTGGATCGCGGCGCTGGAGGGACCGGGCCGCAGCGTGGTGGTGATCATCTGCGCGGTCCTGCCGGCAGTGGCGGTCTGGCGGCGGCCGGACTGTCTGCTCCTCGCGGTGGCGTGGTCATTGATCGGTTTCCTGGTGTTGGCGCCCACCTGGGGGGTGCAGTACATGGTGTGGCCGGTCGTCGCCTGCGCGGTGGTCGGCCTCGGTTGGGCGGTTGCCTTCAACGTGTTCGGTGGTCTGGCGCTGTTCCTGATCTACGACCGGTGGAGCGGTGGGTTGCCCTGGTACCAGGCCTGGGCCGATGCGCAGTTCCGGAACCCGGAGATCGTCCTGATGATGATCGCCTGGCTCGTGCTGGTGGCCGCCTGGGTGCAGGCCACCCGAACGATCATCGGGGCGGTCCGGTCACCGACTCGAGCAGTAGGCCGTCGAGGCCGCGGATGA
- a CDS encoding alpha-L-rhamnosidase, protein MIGGWRSAAGVFAVSVLVLALSSPAQAAAGTRTTAPAHSSSGSPPTAPTAPTGQWITAAGWASAPVVGGASPVALPILAKDFSVKAGLVSASLSISGEGVYSATIDGAPVSPAVLEPGYSVDTRAYYSTYDITALVANNSSHRIGVQLGSGIWAEATSPGRYSKLSHVAGPVAVNATLTLSYGDGTSGSVATDPTWQATTGPTTVADWYGGEDFDNGRVTPGWQQPGTTLATWSTAVIAAMPPGLRLTAKIGPPIIEQDTVTSVGITQPAPGVYVVDFGRQVGGWPVLHVSGPAGTRVKLTPTEVVSASTGLVNSSSFAGLYDSYTLSGSASAVQTWHPQFVYHGFRYVQLEGMPSPPTPATLSAIDLSTDTDAAGSFNSSDPTLTTLHSLTSRAITNNSMSVLTDCPDREKLGWLEEVHLVFDALAAHQNLGYQQPGVAGTYGQRIEHIIADSQTPAGLIPDTAPEYTVFPGGFRDDVNWGGTLVQMPWDLYRSYGDATTMSTYYPNMQRYLNYLNGQLGRGGTGLIGTALGDWFTEAKGPNGTGYALNNALIENVGLYNALTTMANIGRVLGRPDVAVWSARAAALAAAINSRWLTPTGDYGPDQASNAVPLAAGIVPAAQIASTRTALLTSITAAGGRFKLGEISIGPMLTALSAMGRDDIAYQAVISTAGRGYGAIAASGATALTEGWGGAADGASQDHFMLGAVDSWMSQDIAGLKQSVGSVDWANLTITPQLITGMTSASATHITDRGTIRVAWSRPDATADAAVTIDLPAGTTATVVLPSGTSQIGAGRSLLSTGPQTTWTTVLPRPQILVYSIGYNNALYTTVNGRITYLTAAVWAAAGYPKPVRLNSTYTRYSFGPAVYAVTNFPAVTAALVESVSYAGWRQAGFPKVVVATRLITNSTVTQWDGDPAVILRNPDGTFQHLSAAQWTALGRPTLLRFPNQRWVALAGGPTILLLTNFSAGIGHVATLSEWTAAGRPTALTHQILHGSTWIIHAGNPQIYLQLPASAPIPITFAEWTAAGRPRPTVV, encoded by the coding sequence ATGATCGGTGGGTGGCGCTCCGCTGCCGGGGTGTTCGCGGTCTCGGTGCTGGTCCTCGCGCTGTCCTCGCCCGCGCAGGCCGCTGCCGGCACGCGCACCACCGCGCCCGCGCATTCCTCCAGCGGGTCTCCGCCCACCGCGCCCACCGCGCCGACCGGTCAGTGGATCACAGCAGCGGGTTGGGCGTCGGCCCCGGTGGTGGGCGGGGCGTCGCCGGTGGCGCTGCCGATCCTGGCCAAGGATTTCTCGGTGAAGGCCGGCCTGGTCTCGGCGTCCCTGTCGATCTCCGGCGAGGGCGTCTACAGCGCCACGATCGACGGCGCGCCGGTGTCGCCGGCGGTGCTGGAGCCGGGATATTCGGTGGACACCCGCGCCTACTACTCCACCTACGACATCACAGCGTTGGTGGCCAACAACAGCTCTCACCGGATCGGCGTCCAACTGGGGTCGGGAATCTGGGCCGAGGCGACCAGTCCGGGGCGCTATTCCAAGCTCTCGCACGTGGCGGGCCCGGTCGCGGTGAACGCAACCCTGACGCTGAGCTACGGCGACGGAACGTCCGGGTCGGTCGCGACGGACCCGACATGGCAGGCCACCACCGGCCCGACGACGGTGGCCGACTGGTACGGCGGCGAGGACTTCGACAACGGGCGGGTCACACCCGGCTGGCAGCAGCCGGGAACGACGCTCGCCACCTGGAGCACTGCCGTCATCGCGGCCATGCCGCCCGGGCTGCGGTTGACCGCCAAGATCGGGCCGCCGATCATCGAGCAGGACACGGTCACCTCCGTCGGCATCACCCAACCGGCGCCCGGCGTGTACGTGGTCGATTTCGGGCGGCAGGTCGGCGGCTGGCCGGTGCTGCACGTGAGCGGACCGGCCGGAACCAGGGTCAAGCTGACTCCCACCGAGGTCGTCTCGGCCTCCACCGGACTGGTCAACTCGTCCTCGTTCGCCGGGCTGTACGACTCCTACACCCTGAGCGGCAGCGCCTCCGCCGTGCAGACGTGGCACCCGCAATTCGTCTACCACGGCTTCCGCTACGTCCAGCTCGAGGGAATGCCGTCACCGCCCACGCCGGCCACCCTGTCCGCCATCGACCTGTCCACCGACACCGACGCAGCCGGATCCTTCAACTCCTCCGACCCGACCCTGACGACGTTGCACTCCTTGACATCCCGGGCCATCACCAACAATTCGATGTCGGTGCTCACCGACTGCCCGGACCGGGAGAAACTCGGCTGGCTGGAGGAAGTCCACCTGGTCTTCGACGCCCTGGCCGCCCACCAGAACCTCGGCTACCAGCAGCCCGGCGTGGCCGGCACCTACGGGCAGCGGATCGAGCACATCATCGCCGACTCGCAGACCCCGGCCGGCCTGATCCCCGACACCGCCCCGGAGTACACGGTGTTCCCGGGCGGCTTCCGAGATGACGTCAACTGGGGCGGCACGCTCGTGCAAATGCCGTGGGATCTCTACCGCAGCTACGGCGACGCGACCACGATGAGTACCTACTACCCCAACATGCAGAGGTACTTGAACTACCTCAACGGGCAACTGGGTCGCGGCGGGACCGGGCTGATCGGAACGGCCCTGGGTGACTGGTTCACCGAGGCCAAGGGCCCCAACGGCACCGGGTATGCATTGAACAACGCCCTGATCGAGAATGTCGGCCTCTACAACGCTCTCACCACCATGGCCAACATCGGCCGGGTCCTCGGCCGGCCGGACGTGGCGGTCTGGAGCGCCCGGGCGGCGGCTCTGGCCGCGGCGATCAACAGCAGATGGCTGACCCCGACCGGCGACTACGGCCCCGACCAGGCGTCCAACGCCGTCCCGCTGGCCGCCGGCATCGTCCCGGCGGCGCAGATCGCCTCGACCCGCACCGCCCTGCTGACCTCGATCACCGCCGCGGGCGGACGGTTCAAGCTGGGAGAGATCTCGATCGGTCCCATGCTCACCGCACTGTCCGCGATGGGCCGCGACGACATCGCCTACCAGGCCGTCATCTCCACCGCCGGCCGTGGTTACGGCGCGATCGCCGCCTCCGGTGCCACCGCGCTGACCGAGGGTTGGGGCGGCGCCGCGGACGGCGCGAGCCAGGACCACTTCATGCTCGGCGCCGTGGACTCCTGGATGAGCCAGGACATCGCCGGCCTCAAGCAGAGCGTCGGGTCGGTGGACTGGGCCAACCTGACCATCACCCCGCAGCTGATCACCGGCATGACATCGGCGTCGGCCACCCACATCACCGACCGGGGAACGATTCGCGTCGCGTGGTCGCGCCCGGATGCCACCGCCGATGCGGCGGTGACGATCGACCTACCGGCGGGGACCACCGCCACCGTCGTGCTGCCATCGGGGACGAGCCAGATCGGCGCGGGTCGGAGCCTGTTGTCCACCGGACCGCAGACCACGTGGACCACCGTTCTCCCCCGCCCCCAGATCCTGGTGTACTCGATCGGCTACAACAACGCCCTATACACCACCGTCAACGGCCGCATCACCTACCTGACCGCCGCGGTGTGGGCCGCCGCCGGCTACCCGAAGCCGGTCCGGCTCAACTCCACGTACACCCGCTACTCCTTCGGCCCGGCGGTCTACGCGGTGACCAACTTTCCCGCGGTGACCGCAGCCCTCGTGGAAAGTGTCTCCTACGCGGGCTGGCGACAGGCCGGATTCCCCAAGGTCGTCGTGGCCACCCGACTGATCACGAACTCCACCGTCACCCAGTGGGACGGCGACCCGGCGGTGATCCTGCGCAACCCGGACGGGACCTTCCAGCACCTGAGCGCCGCACAATGGACGGCGCTGGGCCGACCCACCCTGCTGAGGTTCCCGAACCAGCGCTGGGTCGCCCTGGCCGGAGGTCCCACCATCCTGTTGCTGACGAACTTCTCCGCCGGCATCGGCCATGTCGCGACGCTCTCGGAGTGGACGGCCGCCGGCCGCCCCACCGCGTTGACCCACCAGATCCTGCACGGCTCCACCTGGATCATCCATGCCGGCAACCCGCAGATCTACCTGCAGCTACCGGCCAGTGCGCCGATCCCCATCACCTTCGCCGAATGGACGGCCGCCGGCCGGCCGCGTCCCACCGTCGTGTGA
- a CDS encoding aquaporin, which produces MNTAARRLCAEFLGTALLVVGGVGTAVLAPQVGPVGIALAFGLSLLVLVYVLGPISGCHLNPAVTLGMALSRRLPMREAVGYVISQVVGAVVGVLVILLIAADRNGYRLATDGVGANGWGAQSSGGYGLRAALVVEIVLTGLLVFTVLTLTAGTDLTAVAALPIGFVLVLCHLIAIPIDGTSVNPARSIGSALLSGHVALGQLWLFIAAPLVGAVLAAGAHRLLHPVGADLERADATARPVRSR; this is translated from the coding sequence GTGAATACCGCCGCTCGCCGGCTCTGCGCCGAATTCCTCGGCACCGCCCTTCTGGTCGTCGGCGGTGTCGGCACCGCCGTCCTGGCCCCCCAGGTCGGACCCGTGGGCATCGCCCTGGCCTTCGGCCTCAGCCTGCTCGTCCTCGTCTACGTCCTCGGGCCCATCTCGGGTTGCCATCTCAACCCCGCCGTCACCCTCGGCATGGCGCTCTCCCGCCGGCTACCGATGCGCGAAGCAGTCGGCTACGTCATCAGCCAGGTGGTCGGGGCTGTCGTCGGGGTTCTGGTGATCCTGCTGATTGCCGCTGACCGCAACGGGTACCGCCTGGCCACCGACGGAGTGGGGGCCAACGGCTGGGGCGCGCAATCCTCCGGCGGATACGGGCTGCGCGCCGCGTTGGTGGTCGAGATCGTCCTGACCGGGCTCCTGGTGTTCACCGTTCTGACGTTGACGGCCGGTACCGATCTGACCGCGGTCGCCGCCCTGCCCATCGGGTTCGTGCTGGTGCTGTGTCACCTGATCGCCATTCCCATCGACGGGACGTCGGTCAACCCGGCCCGCAGCATCGGATCGGCGTTGCTGTCCGGCCACGTCGCGCTGGGGCAGCTGTGGCTGTTCATCGCCGCCCCCCTCGTGGGCGCCGTACTGGCCGCCGGCGCGCACCGTCTCCTGCATCCGGTCGGTGCCGACCTCGAACGCGCCGACGCCACCGCTCGCCCGGTGAGGTCGAGATGA